GGCTATTTGACCCATGGTTGTCGAAAACAATGCCTTAAGACTAAGAGAGATAAGAGTACCATTATAGAGGACAACAACATCTTTGAAACCATCCAAATAGTTTTCATCTCAACCATTGACAGGGTGCTGAAAAGACTCCAAATGAATGAAGCAGCTGTACACTTCTCCATCAGGGAATGTTGAAAGCATGAAGGAACTGAACTACCAGTATGTACTGGAATGggaaaaaatactgtttcagtgattcttgttgcatgtgaccaccatgatttagtttagttaggaatgCCTTCATTCTTATCCCtatagggtgccaggatgtatgtgttatctgatcattttgtttttcccctgaCCCTTCCTGACtgtatggaaatttaccagGATCTGCCTACAAGCCCATAAAGGATGTGTTCTTTAATTATCTCCCCTTTTAGtcagctatctgacccttctgttcccccctgacccctcctcatcctacaagtggtataagaagggggagctgtctgtaatgcttcagactcactctgttgactcacctcagcgcagtgattctcagctatatagcgtaaataaattatcctaagacaaaactccctgttgtcctctttgttaaagaaaattctaCAACAGTACAGGTAAAACATGTATGAGCATGCAGTAACTGTATCTCACAGTAAACTGTACATAGTATAATGATTTACAGTACAGTGAGTGTGACCTTTACACATTTGCTATGGCTGTAGAGAAGAAGATGCGATATGTGTTGTATACATTTGATGTAACTGTATCttgttcaaaatgaaaatgcatGAACCACCGCACAACTTCATCTACATGGATGAGGCTGGCTTCAAGCTAATGCTGATGGAGTTCTTCTCTCCCTACTCCCCAATCCTTAAAACCATTGAGGAATTTTTTCTCTGGAGATGGAAAGTATATGATCGCCAGCCACATACACAGATGACCCTTCTGGCTGCCATGGATGCAGCGTGTGATGACATCACAGCAGATGCCTGCAGAGGCTGGATAAGACACTCTAAAAGATTATTTTCCCACTTTTCACGTAAGAGAAGATATTCATTGTGACGTGGATGAAAATTTTTGGTCCAACAGACATGAATGTCAGGAGGTGTAGGAAGACTTCACCGTAATTTCTATAGCACTGCATGTACAGTTTTCCTGAAGGAGATTGtcctaattttacatttatatttttttttctttgtgctctgcagtgctgtcttttcttttctgtatcGCAATGACATGGTCTGTCAagaaattacagtaaaaatagtaaaattgTTAATGTACACTGTTACATTGACAACACAACTAAACAGTTTGACTGACTTATCTGTACACAATGACACAAGGACTTGTAATTCTGATGGCATTGACATGTTCATTGAAACAGATATTTACTTTTGAGAGATGAACTAAGGATTTTGACCAGGAGACTGGCTTTTGCAGGTAATCCATGGTGTTTTGGTATTTGTATGAATTGTTTTGAGAAATGTACGTACTGTTTTGCAAATGTCAAGGAAGATTTAAGAAATGTATAAAAGCGACTGAGAAAAACTGTATGGGCTTGGTACCCACACTTGTATGGTGGTGATGATAGTATCTCCCCCTGACCTGTCTTCCTGGCTCCCCCTTGCAGTAGCATGGTTGTTGTATATCATCAGTCTCTAGGTATGATAGCAGGTTTTGTTCTCAAAGGCTGGAACAATGGGTTCgaagttgttttgttgtcaatTTGGATGATGGGTATCTATGTTTCCATAGTTCCCCCATCTTTCCCATATAGCCCCTCTCTACGCTTGATCATGTAGTAGGATTCCTGCCCTTGTACTTTTTCCAGTAGCCTATttctcatcacacacacacaaactttctTTACTTCTAttaattttttcattattattcaaACTAGACTGTACAAATTTCAACAGAAGATAAAGTCAGGACAATACCACATACCTTGCAGTCTATCACCTCTGCTGCTCAGTGCTCAGACTTTtatctgaaacacagaaatgtgagTCTGAGTCTCAGTAAAGGCATGTCAGCTGGTGCTTGTTGAAGAATGATAGACACTTTGCCAGTTAAGCCATTTAACTGCTACCTTGAGATGACAACAGACATTCATCAACTGCCTTATGACTGTTACACACAAACAGTGAGCACATGTAGTCAACAGCTGCAGAATACATCCTATACCTCCagggcacaaacacacacacactgctctaCAATTTCTATTTACTCCTAGAGAATTCTtaccacacacacgcacacacgttCACGCACGTGCACCCTCACTTACGTATGTGCATGTGTTATCTGGAGAAACAGGAGTGCACTGAGTGCATTGTGGAATTGTACTtaatagttttctgttttatatattCCATCTACTTTATGAAAACTTGAATTTAGTTGATTACAAAATGATACATTATATGAAAGgttttgtgcaaaataaattgttttgtgtggcaacagtttaaacaaacagatcagaTACTAAAACTACATGGTCAGATTACTCAAGCCATGTGAGCCACTGAAACTGAGACACACTGGAATGGCCAGTGATGGCACTAACCAAGATTTTTGGTAACCATCTTATGACAAGCTTTGTGTATCACTCTGTACTGAAGACACATTGTTAATGCCTTGTGTAggctttatgtttttatcagtcaaaactaaatatttaaataaacatatgtCAAACAAAATGTGAATACAGAAGGTAAGAATCTTCTGAAATGAGCCTCCAAACAAGCCTGCTTAAGCATTATCAGGGGCAAAATGCCAACCCAGTTCTTTACCACAACTGTGTTAAACTAACCAAGTACTCTAaccattcaattcaattcaattcaaaaatactttatttatcccaaacggaaattaaatgttgttgtagctcataatcctggttttgttaaagagttgttgtAGATGATGATTACTGGAGGCAGGAACTATCTCTCGTAGCGGtctgtcctgatgtgtcctcagtcctaagcttcgctggcctcctgcagagccatgatggcggagctctggaaacacaggttggtcttgaagtcctgggtgatcttccAGACCAGGCGCTGGGAGGGCAACTTCCAGATGAGGAGCTCgatggacttctggtagtggtggatttccctgagagccacggtaccgggcctatagaggtgaggcttcttcactccaccaGTGGCTGGCGTGTTCCTGCGGGCAGCTTTGGtagcgagctgcttcctgggagctttacctccagtggatttacaggcagtctgcttggttctggccatgactggacttcagggttctttgtgtttaacactgaagagtaaaagatgttaatcaacTGCTCccgattgtggaaaaaaaaagccaccttgttgttatggttacgcatcataacaaaaagtccaaaagcaaaaaggtttcagtaaaaatgcttccagctgcacagcattcaataccagaggaaataatcatccaaaaaagtgatttacatgaagaaaaaaagaggaacaaaattttcaaaagcaatatctcagaatgaatgtaatagagctactccaacatgcagccacctttaGCGGCACAATTCTAGAAGACCAGAAAATAACTGTACTTTAAGTAATTAGGTACTTTATATATTTGTCTACAATGGACATTTATCAAGAGCATTACCATTCTTTGAGACTTTAAGTGTCAGTCTCAAACTCTTTTGTCTAACTTAAACTTTttacaaatgttattttgatttaaaaggtAAACAACAGCTCTTTCATTCTCTCAGGCCCGTAGTCAATGAAATGGTCACTCCAATGACCACTTAGTTGTCTGTCACTTGTCTAGCATGCCCCCACTGCTGAAATTTGTCTGGTTCCTTGTCTTGGTTTGAGAAACTGAAAATGACTACATAAACATTAATGATAAAGAAACAGGTTAATTTACAGCACCATGTGTCCATATACTGAATTACACAACTGTATCTGCACTTTTTGAATTTTGTAAGAAAGGACAGGTTGTTATTGACACTAACAATGGCTGtgaattgtgttttctttgcataCTTTTCAATACAATTATGTTCCACTTGATTCTGGGTTACAAAAAGTGACACACTGAAGTAAACTGGCAGTTCTACATAATTACTCATTATTCTGAATCCTAAAATTTTACCTAAGGGTTACAGTGGTTTGTGGTATGTACTGTTTTAACATaattactatatatatatatatatatatagtaattAACATAACTACTTATAGTAATTATGTTAAAAcagtacatatatatatatatatgatatttttacaaaacataaaaaataaagttatttaatgtcaaagtgaaatcagaaTTTCTTGAGAATAACACCAATTAAAACAATatgtaatataaaataagtgtctgtataaatattcaccccctttaaagtaaCTGTCCTGGTTGCTACTGCCAtttgatctaaaaaaacaaaacaaccccccccccccacacacacacacacacacacacaaatagcgATAACAGCtgattttatagatattgatgAAAGAATCGTGCAAACCCTTTGTCTTtaagcaaaatatatcataatcTATTGAATGGAACTCTTTGaggaaataataattacaatgtctacaactgattaccttttagaatccaattaaagatggtgGCCACAGTTAGCTGATATTACCTAACACAGACATTGCTAAATCTCttcaaattttacagatattttacagataaaaatctgttgtggtagtagctgagagttattcagaATTACTGAGTTTACATTAATTTTTGACtttgtatttgaaaataaagctaACATTCGAGTGCAAGCTGCCAAGAACATTACAGAACCTTTAAAAGATCTTAATTTGTCCATTTCACAGaagaaaagactttaaaatgacCTCTAGAAGCACAGCATTTTAATTATGTTCACTGCCAATGGACTGGTGGCTTTACAACAATAAGGCTTCAAGGTTTAAAATCTCCATCTGCCTTTAATGCT
The DNA window shown above is from Kryptolebias marmoratus isolate JLee-2015 linkage group LG18, ASM164957v2, whole genome shotgun sequence and carries:
- the LOC119617930 gene encoding histone H3-like, with translation MARTKQTACKSTGGKAPRKQLATKAARRNTPATGGVKKPHLYRPGTVALREIHHYQKSIELLIWKLPSQRLVWKITQDFKTNLCFQSSAIMALQEASEA